One region of Choristoneura fumiferana chromosome 3, NRCan_CFum_1, whole genome shotgun sequence genomic DNA includes:
- the LOC141426229 gene encoding dynein axonemal assembly factor 6-like — protein MVEFTPNTMEKLAELLKVPEPEVLQGEDMISSGCEITSSRGELPPADTVKGPPRTIEEFEEQEAKEAEELGRVGAGIDDRKIPEYTMCYRQAVTAEDVFLQIGPKTPSSNSCEDLIVRIKLPGDKKENTELTVDRSSIFVHSSQHALKLDLPHEIDPDLSKANWDSAEETLVLTLRLQREFDYVNF, from the exons ATGGTTGAATTTACTCCAAACACTATGGAGAAACTAGCGGAGCTGCTAAAAGTTCCAGAACCAGAGGTTTTACAGGGTGAAGATATGATTTCATCAG ggtGTGAGATAACTTCATCCAGAGGTGAACTGCCTCCTGCTGATACCGTAAAAGGTCCTCCAAGAACCATCGAAGAGTTCGAAGAGCAGGAGGCCAAGGAAGCGGAGGAGTTAGGCCGCGTGGGCGCAGGCATCGACGATCGGAAGATCCCAGAATACACCATGTGCTATCGGCAGGCTGTGACCGCGGAGGACGTGTTTCTGCAG ATCGGACCAAAAACTCCATCTTCGAATAGTTGCGAGGACCTCATAGTAAGAATAAAACTGCCTGGCGACAAGAAAGAAAACACCGAGTTAACTGTCGACAGAAGCAGCATCTTTGTCCACTCCTCACAGCACGCActgaagttggacctaccccaTGAAATAGACCCTGATTTGTCTAAAGCTAACTGGGATTCTGCGGAGGAGACATTGGTGCTGACGCTGAGACTGCAAAGGGAATTCGATTATGTAAATTTCTAG